A single Inediibacterium massiliense DNA region contains:
- a CDS encoding PilW family protein translates to MKKLDHKGFTLVEIIVTLGIVGIVISMIASFLFVNLRSFKDSHEEISIQSEKQFVMSFIEKEAMESVSSEFNTNTLILKSPDPNNPKNSIEHTFKCKDHKLFYKNNTTSTEFSQIGQYIESIFIEPIFIRDIQNGIKVTIYFKKGNKEDKATNQFWFRNSKEIKGQDTDEKK, encoded by the coding sequence ATGAAAAAATTAGATCATAAAGGTTTTACATTAGTTGAAATTATTGTAACTCTTGGAATTGTAGGAATTGTAATAAGTATGATTGCATCTTTTTTATTTGTTAATTTAAGATCTTTTAAAGATTCTCATGAAGAAATATCTATTCAATCTGAAAAACAATTTGTTATGAGTTTTATAGAAAAAGAGGCTATGGAATCTGTGTCCTCTGAATTTAATACAAATACACTAATTCTAAAATCACCTGATCCAAACAATCCTAAAAATTCCATAGAACATACCTTTAAATGTAAAGATCATAAATTGTTTTATAAAAATAATACTACTTCCACTGAATTTTCTCAAATCGGGCAATACATTGAATCTATTTTTATTGAGCCTATTTTCATAAGGGATATTCAAAACGGAATCAAGGTAACCATATACTTTAAGAAAGGCAATAAAGAGGATAAAGCTACGAATCAATTTTGGTTTAGAAATTCTAAAGAAATAAAGGGGCAAGATACAGATGAAAAAAAATGA
- the pilO gene encoding type 4a pilus biogenesis protein PilO: MKLTKREKILVSILMILIFIYGTYIWIISPKIKEMNHLKEKIAKYQMTIDENEVELMKRKRLDEEFKILNDKILHTSNRYFPYEIQEKYILLLDKIFNETKLQSHTISFQKPEIKPLEIKKEKEKEKSYVLKEFADTYKNQSFSTSDSISEDQNLEIEKMEINIHTQGSYYQITNFIDKINQLDKRMLVKNVNLVRDENNQLSATMIIEIYSIPMIHEENEKIDWPFKREYGKSNPFWNDFIKNAAPTKEEISFDFAMNVKPITSDLPTLTLGKVADESRKTYVYADKNEVENVEIYFTQENDQYYYKYKTSREAYPKDESSEEFIPNENQINLLIFTHHRNGANDFSGANVKIFNETDKEVYVEIQEDDFEKPRIHITKKSGKVKIHKK; this comes from the coding sequence ATGAAGCTAACGAAAAGAGAAAAAATTTTAGTAAGTATTCTTATGATTCTTATTTTTATCTATGGTACTTATATATGGATCATCTCTCCTAAGATAAAAGAAATGAATCATCTTAAAGAGAAAATTGCTAAATATCAAATGACCATAGATGAAAATGAAGTGGAACTTATGAAAAGGAAAAGATTAGACGAAGAATTTAAAATACTTAATGATAAGATACTCCATACATCCAATAGATATTTTCCTTATGAAATTCAAGAAAAATATATTCTTTTATTAGATAAAATATTTAATGAAACAAAGCTTCAAAGTCATACCATTAGCTTTCAGAAACCTGAAATCAAACCTTTAGAAATTAAAAAAGAGAAAGAAAAAGAAAAGTCTTATGTACTAAAAGAATTTGCAGATACTTACAAAAATCAATCATTTTCTACATCTGATTCTATATCTGAAGATCAAAATCTAGAAATTGAAAAAATGGAAATCAATATTCATACACAAGGAAGTTATTATCAAATTACAAACTTCATTGATAAAATCAATCAATTAGATAAAAGAATGCTTGTAAAAAATGTAAATTTAGTAAGAGATGAAAATAATCAATTGTCTGCCACTATGATTATAGAAATATATTCTATTCCTATGATTCATGAAGAAAATGAAAAAATAGATTGGCCTTTTAAAAGAGAATACGGAAAAAGTAATCCTTTTTGGAATGATTTTATCAAAAATGCTGCTCCTACAAAAGAAGAAATTTCATTTGATTTTGCTATGAATGTAAAGCCTATTACCTCCGATTTACCTACTCTTACTTTAGGAAAAGTAGCAGATGAATCTAGAAAAACATATGTGTATGCAGATAAAAATGAAGTAGAAAATGTAGAGATTTATTTTACTCAAGAAAATGATCAATATTATTACAAATATAAAACAAGTCGTGAAGCATACCCTAAAGATGAGAGCTCTGAAGAATTTATTCCTAATGAAAATCAAATTAATTTGTTGATATTTACACATCATCGTAATGGAGCAAATGATTTTTCAGGAGCAAATGTTAAAATATTTAACGAAACAGATAAAGAAGTTTATGTTGAAATACAAGAAGATGACTTTGAAAAACCAAGAATTCATATTACTAAAAAATCAGGGAAAGTAAAGATTCATAAAAAATAA
- a CDS encoding S-layer family protein has protein sequence MKKLDNQGSTLMIVIMTLCLLSILGIGILSLSIAGYKVNKTDSQIKTNFYFAESGLDEAYAIMSQLIEYGIQKGNRAAKEFIENLDLNQEKEKIVLGQKSEYFNEDGTINQKYIRIKKQECFENEYKEYITNELKKLEESPGEWHEQFKEDINEIQKKIKEEKHPTIIIKSNNIKFIQENEEKYLPIEIQSSYEENGIEKILVATYKITIPKYGENLYTMTNVSKQMIHIIWDKAITTDGNLDLANTQLNIDGDIYVRGENNGGVIVTGKNNNIKIHGNSYVKNLLTQKDSIDTNISINGSLFTLDDLEINGLRTNIDIKDGFYALSDSSDANKSNQSGSIIINTEDLGKKDGSSLSIKGDIMIHGSSFIDVMNNEGKKYQTGESISIKGNYKAYSYPIKNGERKKDGKIDSEESLSSDNVKFEYYDPLVVASKYGMKFGKEKDMLLQDKSDYFKCYYDEYGKDAGLSGEGIYLEPNEFIYSGAVIYKNGKDTIVKSGNIKVEDEAQKLNKKKDEFNKNTGYLEKNTDDFKQGIKRYIQFENLHNISFYEPEENKLIFLNKNNDIALIGKDGDSCAIPKGVQKINLESQEVNGIIISKGKLYMSGTIDFRGTIITGDDIIIHDKNKKTIIHDRHFLAQLIQNHMIFFDKIFDNQAYKEYYKDSIAYIDVELKGNIDEKIVQSGYMKDQYIQLMNWFFVK, from the coding sequence TTGAAAAAATTAGACAATCAAGGTTCTACTCTTATGATCGTTATTATGACTTTATGTCTACTATCTATTTTAGGTATTGGAATCCTCTCTTTATCCATAGCAGGATATAAAGTTAACAAAACCGATAGTCAGATAAAAACCAACTTCTATTTTGCTGAATCAGGATTAGATGAAGCTTATGCTATCATGTCTCAATTGATAGAATATGGAATTCAAAAAGGAAATCGAGCAGCTAAAGAATTTATAGAAAATTTAGATTTAAACCAAGAAAAAGAAAAAATAGTTTTAGGGCAAAAAAGTGAATATTTTAATGAAGATGGAACTATTAATCAAAAATACATAAGAATAAAAAAACAAGAATGCTTTGAAAATGAATATAAAGAATATATTACAAATGAATTAAAAAAATTAGAAGAATCACCAGGAGAATGGCATGAACAATTTAAAGAAGATATAAATGAAATTCAAAAAAAAATTAAGGAAGAAAAACATCCTACTATCATAATAAAATCTAACAATATAAAATTTATTCAAGAAAATGAAGAAAAATATCTCCCTATAGAAATTCAATCTTCTTATGAAGAAAATGGTATAGAAAAAATTCTTGTTGCTACTTATAAAATCACTATTCCTAAATATGGAGAAAATCTTTATACTATGACAAATGTATCCAAACAAATGATCCATATTATTTGGGATAAAGCCATTACTACAGATGGGAATTTAGATCTTGCTAATACTCAATTAAATATTGATGGAGATATCTATGTACGAGGAGAAAATAATGGTGGAGTCATTGTAACTGGAAAAAATAATAATATTAAAATACATGGAAATTCATATGTAAAAAATTTATTAACTCAAAAGGATTCTATAGATACTAATATTTCTATTAATGGTTCCTTATTTACTTTAGACGACTTAGAAATAAATGGATTACGAACAAATATTGATATTAAAGATGGGTTTTATGCTTTATCAGATAGCTCTGATGCCAATAAATCTAATCAATCAGGAAGTATTATTATCAATACAGAAGATCTTGGAAAAAAAGATGGATCAAGTTTATCTATTAAAGGAGATATTATGATTCATGGTTCATCTTTTATTGATGTAATGAACAATGAAGGTAAAAAATATCAAACAGGAGAATCGATTTCTATCAAAGGAAACTATAAAGCTTATTCATATCCCATTAAAAATGGAGAAAGAAAAAAAGACGGAAAAATTGATTCAGAAGAAAGCTTAAGTTCTGATAATGTAAAATTTGAATATTATGATCCCTTAGTAGTAGCCTCTAAATATGGTATGAAATTTGGAAAGGAAAAAGATATGCTTCTTCAAGATAAAAGTGATTATTTTAAATGTTATTATGATGAATATGGAAAAGATGCAGGATTGTCTGGAGAAGGAATTTATCTTGAACCTAATGAATTTATTTATTCTGGAGCAGTGATTTACAAAAATGGCAAAGATACTATTGTAAAATCAGGAAATATAAAAGTAGAAGATGAAGCACAAAAATTGAATAAAAAAAAGGATGAATTTAATAAAAATACAGGATATTTAGAAAAAAATACAGACGATTTCAAACAAGGAATAAAAAGATATATTCAGTTTGAAAACCTTCATAATATATCTTTTTATGAACCTGAAGAAAATAAATTGATTTTTTTAAATAAAAATAATGATATTGCTTTAATAGGAAAAGACGGAGATTCATGTGCTATTCCTAAGGGAGTTCAAAAAATTAATTTAGAATCTCAAGAAGTGAATGGAATCATCATTTCAAAAGGAAAATTGTATATGAGTGGAACAATAGATTTTAGAGGAACTATTATCACAGGAGATGATATTATTATTCATGATAAAAATAAAAAAACAATCATACATGATAGACACTTTTTAGCTCAATTGATTCAAAACCATATGATTTTTTTTGATAAAATATTTGATAACCAAGCTTATAAAGAATATTACAAAGATTCTATAGCATATATAGATGTAGAGTTAAAAGGCAATATAGACGAAAAAATCGTTCAATCAGGATATATGAAAGATCAATATATTCAATTGATGAATTGGTTCTTTGTAAAATAG
- the pilM gene encoding type IV pilus assembly protein PilM has protein sequence MLKKQIISIDIGRMTTKIVIGKVHKEYIWIQNQFMISTPSDSYENGYIKNISSLQEIIQSVLSENKIKTKHVICTVQSSTAIVREMTLPHAKESDLDAMIYFEIEKYIPVKLDQYVVEYKILETFKEEDIEKQRILVVALPKKIIERYLELIQSLQLKPIALDLHFNGIMKAFEEEVLINEENGHLAKTLAFIDIGHETIDITIIERGTFKFNRLILQGGKEINENIANAFSLSLKEAEQKKIEYANLNELNTNTSSYMVNEHIKITIDLWIREIQRVFQYYTSREREKQIDSIYLYGGSSKIPYLKEYLIENLNIPTFLLKKVSSIEFQKKDASILLSDYFNSCTALLRK, from the coding sequence TTGCTAAAAAAACAAATTATATCTATAGATATAGGAAGAATGACTACCAAAATAGTTATTGGCAAAGTGCATAAGGAATATATATGGATACAAAATCAATTTATGATTTCAACGCCATCAGATTCTTACGAAAATGGATATATCAAAAATATTTCTTCTCTTCAAGAGATAATTCAATCTGTTTTAAGTGAAAATAAAATAAAAACAAAACATGTTATATGTACAGTACAAAGCAGTACAGCTATTGTTAGAGAAATGACTCTCCCTCATGCAAAAGAATCTGATCTTGATGCTATGATTTATTTTGAAATAGAAAAATATATTCCAGTAAAATTAGATCAATATGTAGTAGAATATAAAATTCTAGAAACATTCAAAGAAGAAGATATAGAAAAACAAAGGATCTTAGTAGTAGCCCTTCCCAAAAAAATTATTGAAAGATATTTAGAGTTGATTCAGTCTCTACAATTAAAACCTATTGCATTAGATCTTCATTTTAATGGAATTATGAAAGCTTTTGAAGAAGAAGTATTGATTAATGAAGAAAATGGACATCTTGCTAAAACTCTTGCATTTATTGATATAGGTCATGAAACGATAGATATTACAATTATTGAACGAGGTACTTTTAAATTTAATCGATTAATTCTTCAAGGTGGAAAAGAAATTAATGAAAATATTGCCAATGCCTTTAGCTTATCTTTAAAAGAAGCTGAACAAAAAAAGATTGAATATGCAAATTTAAATGAACTCAATACAAATACTTCTTCCTATATGGTCAATGAACATATAAAGATAACTATAGACTTGTGGATTCGAGAAATTCAAAGAGTATTTCAATATTATACCAGCCGGGAAAGAGAGAAACAAATTGACTCCATTTATTTATATGGTGGAAGTTCTAAAATTCCTTATTTGAAAGAATATCTGATAGAGAATTTAAATATTCCTACCTTTTTACTAAAAAAAGTCAGCAGTATTGAATTTCAGAAAAAAGATGCTTCTATTTTGCTTTCAGACTATTTTAATTCTTGTACAGCTCTGTTAAGAAAGTAG
- a CDS encoding PilN domain-containing protein: protein MDFNFFSPYINTKKTYQKKKTYGVFIGIFIISILFMSIYWYHHTIEELKKQAHTMENIIQSKKTHAQLQKIQEKQEKINIMEKYYKTLIQLDDQIDDLSFIHKNFFITLSNTIPEEISLNVMNLSLEELQIQGISKNRTAIAELEHNLKNLDTFENVHIPNITADEENGYTFTILCKLKDVKK from the coding sequence ATGGATTTTAATTTTTTCTCTCCTTATATAAATACAAAAAAAACATATCAAAAGAAAAAAACTTATGGAGTTTTTATTGGAATCTTTATAATAAGTATATTATTTATGAGCATATATTGGTATCACCATACTATAGAAGAATTGAAAAAACAAGCTCATACAATGGAAAATATAATTCAATCTAAAAAAACACATGCTCAACTTCAAAAAATACAAGAAAAGCAAGAGAAAATAAACATCATGGAAAAATATTACAAGACTCTTATACAATTAGATGATCAAATAGATGATCTATCTTTTATCCATAAAAATTTCTTCATCACCTTATCCAATACAATACCTGAAGAAATTTCCTTAAACGTTATGAATCTTTCTTTAGAAGAACTTCAAATTCAAGGAATTTCAAAGAATAGAACAGCTATTGCAGAATTAGAGCATAATTTAAAAAATTTAGACACATTTGAAAATGTACATATTCCCAATATTACAGCAGATGAAGAAAATGGATATACCTTTACCATCCTCTGCAAGCTAAAGGATGTGAAAAAATGA
- a CDS encoding type IV pilus modification PilV family protein, translating to MKTLDTKGFTLIEVILSIAILGIILIPCITLFLSAHKNVKESDDLLKATLLAQKKMEEIKSAPILPETSDMDPYREDSEEPGYQYKIYITPIEESKFKENYLATIQIREDQILVLKNKDEPIETLDTLVDTISITHEENKILFEFEGELKNITIPYTKEEIESKNILIKFETYKTSKKYNINIEANNTVANSTLDLYFFQTQDAKVDYSHVENIGGKVGVYKNLSLGAYAYRLYKINIIITKNGQILKELNGYKTFLK from the coding sequence ATGAAAACCTTAGATACTAAGGGGTTTACTTTAATAGAAGTCATTTTGTCCATTGCCATACTGGGAATAATTCTTATACCATGTATTACTTTGTTTTTGTCTGCACACAAAAATGTAAAAGAATCAGATGATCTTTTAAAAGCTACTTTATTAGCCCAAAAGAAGATGGAGGAAATTAAATCTGCTCCTATTCTTCCAGAAACATCAGATATGGATCCATATAGAGAAGATTCAGAAGAACCTGGATATCAATATAAAATTTATATAACACCCATAGAAGAATCTAAATTTAAAGAAAACTATTTGGCCACTATTCAAATCAGAGAAGATCAAATACTTGTATTAAAAAACAAAGATGAACCTATAGAAACTTTAGATACACTTGTAGATACGATAAGTATTACTCATGAAGAAAATAAAATATTATTTGAATTTGAAGGTGAATTAAAAAATATAACTATTCCTTATACAAAAGAAGAAATTGAATCAAAAAATATCCTCATTAAATTTGAAACTTATAAAACTTCTAAAAAATATAATATCAATATAGAAGCAAACAATACAGTAGCAAATTCCACTCTAGATCTATATTTTTTTCAAACACAAGATGCAAAAGTAGATTATTCACACGTTGAAAATATTGGAGGAAAGGTAGGAGTTTATAAAAATTTAAGTCTAGGTGCTTATGCTTATCGATTATATAAAATTAATATTATCATTACAAAAAATGGTCAAATCCTTAAAGAACTAAATGGATATAAAACATTTCTTAAATAG